One genomic segment of Trichocoleus sp. includes these proteins:
- a CDS encoding GDP-mannose 4,6-dehydratase, with amino-acid sequence MKTALICGISGQDGAYLAQLLLSKGYTVYGTSRDAQISTFRNLVRLGIRDRVKTCSMALNDFRSVLQVIHKVQPQEIYNLAGQTSVGLSFELPVETMESITLGTLNLLEAIRFIGLPIKLYNAGSSECFGDTGNAAADETTPFRPRSPYAVAKSAAFWQVANYREAYNLFVCSGILFNHESPLRPKRFVTQKIVTEACDIARGQDKKLYLGNISIQRDWGWSPEYVEAMYLMLQQEQPDDFVIATGVANALEEFVIEVFAYLGLDWREHVEVDKSLYRPTDIAVSRGNATKAKECLGWQAKYTMKDIAQMMVDAV; translated from the coding sequence ATGAAAACAGCTTTAATTTGCGGCATTTCTGGACAGGATGGAGCTTATTTAGCCCAATTATTGTTAAGCAAGGGATATACGGTTTACGGCACTTCACGGGATGCCCAAATTTCCACCTTTCGCAATCTGGTACGGCTGGGAATTCGCGATCGAGTCAAGACTTGCTCTATGGCACTGAATGATTTCCGCAGCGTGCTTCAGGTGATTCATAAGGTTCAACCGCAGGAAATTTATAACCTGGCAGGGCAAACCTCAGTTGGGCTATCGTTCGAGTTGCCAGTTGAAACAATGGAAAGCATTACACTCGGCACGCTCAATCTGCTGGAAGCGATCCGGTTTATTGGCTTGCCGATCAAGCTCTACAATGCTGGCTCCAGCGAGTGCTTTGGGGATACTGGTAATGCTGCTGCCGATGAAACGACTCCATTCCGTCCGCGCAGCCCTTATGCCGTGGCAAAATCAGCCGCATTCTGGCAAGTTGCAAATTATCGTGAGGCATACAATCTATTTGTTTGTTCTGGCATTCTGTTCAACCATGAATCTCCCTTGCGTCCAAAGCGATTTGTCACCCAAAAGATTGTGACAGAAGCTTGTGATATTGCCAGAGGACAAGATAAAAAGCTTTATCTGGGCAACATCTCAATTCAGCGGGATTGGGGCTGGTCGCCGGAATATGTGGAGGCGATGTATTTGATGTTGCAGCAAGAACAGCCAGATGACTTTGTGATTGCCACAGGTGTAGCCAATGCCCTCGAAGAATTTGTCATTGAAGTCTTTGCCTACCTGGGGCTAGATTGGCGGGAACATGTCGAAGTCGATAAGAGCTTATACCGCCCAACGGATATTGCTGTCAGCCGAGGCAACGCGACGAAAGCGAAGGAATGCTTAGGTTGGCAAGCA